The Anomaloglossus baeobatrachus isolate aAnoBae1 chromosome 4, aAnoBae1.hap1, whole genome shotgun sequence genome contains the following window.
ttttctcaatactaGGTGGATCCCCAAAAGTACAAGAGCATTTTCAATGGCTTTTCTGTAACACTCAAAGAAGATGGTGTCCGTGGCCTTGGTAAAGGATGGGCTCCTACATTCATTGGCTATTCAATGCAAGGATTATGCAAGTTTGGATTCTATGAAGTTTTCAAAGTCTTGTATGCAAACATGCTGGGTGAGGTAGGGCTTTGCGATCTTTATTGAACATTGGGTATAAAAGGTTTAATTTAATATACCTGGTGAAATGCCTAGTTTTCTTAAGACAACCTTTTTATTGCAGGAAAATTCCTACATGTGGCGcacatctctgtacttggctgcgtcTGCCAGCGCTGAGTTCTTTGCAGACATTGCTTTGGCTCCCATGGAAGCTGCAAAAGTACGTATTCAAACCCAGCCAGGATATGCAAACACTCTGCGGCAGGCAGCCCCCAAGATGTATGCTGAAGAAGGACTTTGGGCGTAAGTGCTGCTTCATTtcctcctgtttttttttttttgttttttttttttcttttgttttattgCAGTCCAGGCACATGCTCCCTTAGATCCACCTTTGGGGTTGTTATACTTGTTCTGAGTCCGGCTGGTTCACTTCCAGCGGTTCCAGTTCAGTGACGACCAGCAACTTTTTTGGTTGTACAGTCAAAGGTGCTTGAGTCATTGGCATGTAAGAGTAATACACCTTCACAAAGACCATTTTTGTTCTATTGGCAGCGGCTACAGTGTTACTGTGCTGTTTATCACCTTTAGAATTTGGCTTTTGTGTGGACAATTATATTTTTCTATAGTGGATATGTGCTTAGTGTATACGGTCAGTTTGGGCTGACAAACTCCTTTTTCTAATTCAGTGTTTCAGTGACTTGCGTCTTGCCTGCTCATAATTTAGATATTCACTTGCGCAGGTTCTACAAAGGTGTTGCTCCCCTATGGATGAGGCAGATTCCATACACCATGATGAAGTTTGCCTGCTTTGAGCGTACAGTGGAAGCCCTGTATAAATATGTTGTACCCAAGCCACGAAGTGAATGTTCAAAGGGCGAACAGTTGGTTGTCACATTTGTTGCCGGTTACATTGGTAAGTGTGTATCTAAAgcatgctttacacctttcaattctgcatacgatatcgtatgcaatcgtacccgcccccatcgtatgtgcgacacgttcaattttgttgcccgtgtcgcacaaactatttcttgtcacacgcacttacccgtccatacgacctcgctgtgggcggcgaacatccacttcctggagtgggagggacgttcggcggcagccggccaatagaagcggaggggcggagatgagcatgacgtaaacatcccgcccacctccttccttccacattgccggtgggagccgcaggacgtagataagatctgttcattctcggggtgtcacacactgcgatgtgtgctaccccgggtacgatgaacaacctgacgttcaatttttaaaaaatgaacgacgtgcatgcgatgaactgtTTACAgttcaatcacacgtagctgttacatgctacaatgtaccttacgatgccggatgtgcgtcacgacgtgaccccgccaacacatcgtaagatacattgtagcgtgtaaagcgggctttagtctttTATGGCAGTAGAACAGGGAACTTGGATGTTTTGCTGAGAAGGGCTGGGCTGTGATGCAGAGGGGGTTTTCTAGTCGTAAGATTCCTATCTGCTGTCAACTTGCCATTAACTGTTAAATTATATTTAGACAGTCCACACaatggggttgggggggggggtggatttGGGTGCTGGGACTTCTGAGAGCAAGACTTCAATCTCCAGCAGGCCCATTGACAATTTATGGAGCCACTGTCCCTTCTGATTAGGCATTGAAGATCCTCGTTTGAGATCTAGAATATTCCCTTTTTAcagcttttgcatgtttgtttttacagtgttttttaaagtgaacctgtcaggtgcaacatgcacccagTACCATGatccgttctgggtgcatattgctaatccttgcctaactgtatctagtagcatagttacataggttgaaaaaagacctaggtccatctagtccaACTTTTCTCCACCAATTACACATTACATAgaatagataaacagatctttagaaaaataatcTAAAGATCCTTtaggatatgctaatgaggccagcgactagtcgcaagggcgttagttcccttggctagtctgccCCCTAAGCATAACatcctaatgaatgcacagcgtcagaggcatggtcgcactcacctctgttgccaccgctggttttcggctcagtgcacacgaTCAGAATGTCCCTGGGCTTGCGAttatgcacactacaccagtttaaagcccagaggcGTACATACgaattcatagtacgcatgactggaagtctggggcTTCTGATCATGTGTACTGGGCCGAAATCCAGCGTCTGGTGcggtgacagcagagaggtgagatcaACCATACCTCTGACGCACATTTATTAGCATGCCcccaggggcatgcttacatgttaAGGAGGCTAACTAGCCAAGGGAAGCgattcggggtcaaatcgaaagtgacgtacatccggcgtcacttgcgatgtcgtagtgtgtaaatcctagatgatacgatgaacgagcgcaaaatcgtcgtcatcgtatcatcgctgcagcctccgacatttccataatgccgggggagcgacaggtacgatgtagttcctcgttcctgtggccgcacacatcgctgtgtatgaagccgcaggagcgaggaacttcaccttacctgcctcccggctgcaatgagaaggacggaggtgggcgggatgtttacatcctgctcatctccgcccctccacttcaattggccgcctgccgtgtgacgtcactgtgacgccgcacgacccgccccctaaggaaggaggcgggtcgccggccagagggacgtcgcacggcaggtatgtgcgtgtaaagctgccgtagcgataataatcgctacggcagctttcactatatatcgaacgtgcgacgggggcgggactatcgctgcagcatcggtaacacattgttaccgatgttgcaacgtgcaaagcccgcctaagagtacgcTCACACGAGTGTTGAAATCGGACGAGTACAATGCGAGCATATCTCGCAgtgcactctgaccaatgctagtcaatgaggatgagcagttggtcagcttttctcgcatccagattctggatgcaagaagagcagcagcatgctgcgttttctgcgagagccgtatcgctcgcacccattcaagtgaatgagtgTGAGAGATAcaccggactgcactcagatgttatcctagtgcagtgcgatatacgcacaggctgacaatggagatgggggtgattaaccccctccctctcctccacagcgcccgccctcagcttcgcagctgtgactcAATCGCAAGATCTgttcagtcacatgacactcggctcacgctcgcagcagagcctgaggtggGGGTCATTAGCATTTCACATCCGATGCTCTctcatcggatgccatacactcctgtgagtccagcctaaagatCCCTTCGTATATGTTACTAGATGCAGAaattggcaatatgcacccagaaccgctcatggttctaggtacatattgcacctgacaggctctctttttaacattaaaatccagcagTTTTAATAATTTattggccaaaaaaaaaaatttgctattTGAGTATTTCTTCACGGTTTGTATTACATTGTAGTGcttcacaaacttttttttttgttttttgttttgtttttttttttcattttagccGGGGTGTTCTGCGCTATTGTGTCTCATCCTGCTGATTCTGTTGTCTCCGTGCTGAACAAAGAAAAGGGAAGCACTGCTGTGGAAGTCCTCAAGAGGCTAGGACCAAAAGGTACAAATTCTATACCCCCTTTCCCCGCCATGTGATTGTATTCTCATGTGTTCTTCCAACCCACTCTCCCTGCCTTTTTTGATTTCACTTTTTCTGTAAATTTGCAGGAGTCTGGAAGGGGCTGACAGCTCGTATTATCATGATTGGTACCTTGACCGCTCTGCAATGGTTCATCTATGACTCCGTGAAGGTCTACTTCAGACTTCCTCGTCCTCCTCCCCCTGAGATGCCAGAGTCTCTGAAGAAGAAGCTTGGCCTGACCCAGTAAACTCATGGACTAAAATAATGTAAACCTACATGACTTTAAAGTTTTTATAAAAGAAAACTCAACAATTTAGGATCTACCATTTCCCAGATGTAATTATTGGTTGTATGTTCACTCTGCTTGGTAGCTCACCTGTCGATTGGTTTTACCAGTGTGCTTGTCTGTTGAAATAAACAGAAGGTCCACAAGAATGGAAGAACGTGTCTTCTGGCCTTGGTCTCTTATTTCTAAAGTTAATATACTTCATCTTTCAATGCAGAACACTTAATGGGGATGTCACCAGGTTTATGGTGCTTATCTCAGGGAAGCGTAAATCAGTGACAGAACAGGATTCCAGTGGAGGGGGTGGGGGTCAATTACTTGCTGTAGTAGTCTTCATGAAATTCCATTTATTCAGCAGTGCTTGAGTCTTCTTACACTGTTGCGTTTGACAGTccttctttctttatcgttcctttgggagacccagaccatgtgtgtttagcttctgcctccggaggacacaagtactacacttaaagtgtagctcctccctctgagcgtaTACACCCCCTGACGAGCAGACTCAGCCagttttatcgctttgtgttcaggaggcatacatccacacatgcattctcatatgattattccttttggaacgagattgaagagtggggtccacgtctggacccccggcatgtcccttctcaccccactgtcggcggtgttgtaaggttgattcctaggctggagccttacatgccgtgctccttcaccatccctcatgggctctggcttgaagtgggagccagcacggtctccatgcttggcaggagaccggtctccatccgcagcccttcaggaccctgctggaccggagcactcatccccagggacttggaaccctgcgtctcagcaagctaagtacctgagacgtttatatattgggggtccctgtactttattgttgtgggagagtgtgcttattgttttttctgacatttccggcgggttctctggctgtcgcctgagaaccgtgcCGATGGTGCCTGTGCGCCGgctgcgccgctcaaatttaggccccggcttcgccggaggcctagtttcggtttcactgccctcgcatgtcactcatgcagaggaacaggctcggctccgcccggcggccgttctgcacaggggagggacactccccactgcagtgtgtctcccctcccctgtaggtctctttggccctccagatcccgctcctcaagcgagtcccgccccctctcttcgctccggcggccattttctcagcgttctctctgcgttcagtcattgcagcgctggtctgcagcatctctgctgagttgctgtgcttgggggtccgggcttcgggatctggagggcacacaacaccgctccagcggtctggtaagccacaaccgatctccggttgtggacctctgattatactctctggggttcattctctggcagagcccccactccagcagcatgtctcacacgaggagcaaggctccaaagctgtattcagtatgcactgcatgtaagctcctgctgcctgaaccgagcatattcccacattgtgatgcctgctctaacctggcggtgcctcagcctggagtctcacccccagtggtctctcaggctgcccctgctcctgtggctgaacccctggcttgggtagaatccttttctaggtctatctcccagtcttttgctgactccatgggacttctgtccaggactttgctgaacatgcatcagcccctttcacagggtgcctctgctgctaggggtctctcaggaccggagttcACAGAGGAttaatcatctggtcccagaccccgtccttctaagaagagacgcagggttccctctacttcctcgtcccgcggctctgattcaggagctgactcgcaggacgaggaggatgtctttacggggggctcggaggttaactccatgcaCCCCATTGAtcagtccgaaagtgactcagatgttagtgatttgattgcgtccattaattctgtactggatctcaatccgccagtatcagaggagcaaccctctctggcagaaaagcaccagtttacctcgcctaagagagtaaagtgttctttaaccactccagttttcaggccgctgtgaccaagcccagagcctgtcctgacaaacgcttcccaaagcgtggttctgatgaccgctttccctttccacctgaggtggtcaaggagtgggctcattccccaaaggtagacccccccccccggtgtctagactctcagcccggaccgttgtatcggtggctgatggcacctctcttaaggattccactgaccgccagattgaccttctggccaaatccgtatatgaagcggcgggagcttcgttctccccgacttttgcagcagtgtgggctctcaaagccatctctgcttctctagaggggatgcattccctcgccagggaatctatgaccgaaatggttaccttgacttcccaagcttcaactttttcatcctatgccatgtctgccatgctggaggcttctcaccgcactgcggttgcttcggctaattccctcgctatccgcaggatcttgtggcttccagagtggaaggcagatgatgcttcaaagaagtaccttgctggactcccttttgctgggtcccggctgttcggggaacagctggatgaaattaaggaagctactggcgggaaaagtacttccatgccacaaaccaaaaccaggaaaccggtccaggtcctcctctaagccctgggcctcgtccactaactcagccaaggaccagaaatccaactggcgcccaaaagcgcgtccacaaaagaccgcaggaggtgctgccgctaaggcagcctcctcgtgactatctgtccgcgccagcaacgtccttagtcggtggcaggctctcccactttggcgacgcgtggtttcaacacgtctccgatcagtgggtgagggatatcatctcccacggctacaggatagaattctcttccagcccaccaaacagattttttctctcaactcccccttgctccaaggccgccgccttctcacaggccgtggcatccttgcaggccaacggagtaattgtaccggttcccgcccgggaacggttcagaggtttctactcaaatctcttcctagtccccaaaaaggactgttccttccggcccatcctggatctcaagcttctcaacaagcatgttcaggtgcggcatttttgcatggagtctctgcgatcagtcattgcctcaatgacccaaggggatttcctggcatccatcgacatcagagaagcctatctgcatgtgccaattgcagtttcacaccagcgttggctacgttttgcaatcggagaggaacatttccaattcgtggctctccctttcgggttggccacagctcctcgggtattcaccaaggtcatggcaacagtgattgcggtcctgcacctacaggggttggcagtgatcccttacctggacgaccttctagtcaaggcttcatccagcgtggactgtcagcgcagtgtctcactcactctcgccactctagcccaattcgggtggcttgtcaaccttcccaaatccaccctgactccgacccagagtctcatgtacctagggatgcagttcgagactttgccggcacttgtgaagttgcccttagtcaaacagcagttcctccaactggcggtgcgctctctgctgaggccccgccgttattccctcaggcgcctgatgcaggtgctgggtcaaatggtggcgtcaatggaggctgttccctttgcccagttccatctgcgtcccctgcagctggacattctccgctgttgggacaagcggccttcctccttgcacaggttagtggctctgtcgccacagaccaggagctttcttcagtggtggcttcggccccctcTGTCCCAGGGGTGCTCCTCCtgtccccgtcctgggtgatcctcaccacggatgccagtctatccggctggggagcggtatgtctccaccaccgagcgcagggcacttggactccgtccgagtcagccctttcgatcaatgtgctggaaaccagagccgtgcttctggctctcctagcttttcaccatctgctggcgggcaggcacatccgagtccagtcggacaacgcgacagcggttgcctacatcaatcaccaaggcgggacacgcagccgcctggcaatgatggaggtacaacgcatccttcaatgggcggaggactccaagtccaccatatccgcagtccacatcccaggcgtggaaaacttggaggcagattatctcagccgtcaaaccgtggacagtggcgagtggtccctgcacccggcagtttttcagtaatctgccgcaaatggggcactccggacgtggacctaatggcatcccgtcacaacaacaaagttcccgtttacttggctcgctcccacgatcctcaggcattcgccacagacgctctggttcaagactggtcccagtttcgtctgtcctacgtgtttccccctctagctctcttgcccagagtcctgcgcaagatcagaatggagggccgtctagtcatcctcattgctccggactggcccaggcgagcttggtacccagacctgctcaatctgtccgtagaggtgccgtggcatcttccggaccgtccagaccttctctctcaaggtccgatttttccgcctgaattctgcggctctcaaattgacggcgtggctcttgagtcctggatcttgacagcttctggtatccctcctgaagtcatctccactatgactcgggcccgtaagtcttcctccgccaagatctatcacaggacttggaaaattttcctgtcctggtgtcg
Protein-coding sequences here:
- the SLC25A3 gene encoding solute carrier family 25 member 3 isoform X1; protein product: MYSTVAQLARVNPFSAPQFQLGQENVTLRKNSSSQVQPVRRLAAAATLQEGEYSCEYGSTQFYAMCGFGGILSCGITHTAVVPLDLVKCRIQVDPQKYKSIFNGFSVTLKEDGVRGLGKGWAPTFIGYSMQGLCKFGFYEVFKVLYANMLGEENSYMWRTSLYLAASASAEFFADIALAPMEAAKVRIQTQPGYANTLRQAAPKMYAEEGLWAFYKGVAPLWMRQIPYTMMKFACFERTVEALYKYVVPKPRSECSKGEQLVVTFVAGYIAGVFCAIVSHPADSVVSVLNKEKGSTAVEVLKRLGPKGVWKGLTARIIMIGTLTALQWFIYDSVKVYFRLPRPPPPEMPESLKKKLGLTQ
- the SLC25A3 gene encoding solute carrier family 25 member 3 isoform X2 — translated: MYSTVAQLARVNPFSAPQFQLGQENVTLRKNSSSQVQPVRRLAAAATLQEEEYSCAYGSGKFFALCGFGGIISCGTTHTAVVPLDLVKCRIQVDPQKYKSIFNGFSVTLKEDGVRGLGKGWAPTFIGYSMQGLCKFGFYEVFKVLYANMLGEENSYMWRTSLYLAASASAEFFADIALAPMEAAKVRIQTQPGYANTLRQAAPKMYAEEGLWAFYKGVAPLWMRQIPYTMMKFACFERTVEALYKYVVPKPRSECSKGEQLVVTFVAGYIAGVFCAIVSHPADSVVSVLNKEKGSTAVEVLKRLGPKGVWKGLTARIIMIGTLTALQWFIYDSVKVYFRLPRPPPPEMPESLKKKLGLTQ